The segment ATGCTGGAACTATTCAGGGGCTTCTTGCATATACTGTTAAAGATATATTCGTAGAGAGTTTCACTGTAATTGCCCTTGTCGGTGTAGCTATGTATATGAGATGGGACATGACACTCATAACAATATTTGGACTTCCGATTGCGTTATATTATGTTTCAAAACTGGGCAAGAGATTAAAAAGTGTCAGTAAAAGGGCTCTGGAAAAAATATCGGAGATAACACAAATACTTACTGAAAGCTTTATGGGAATAAAAATAATAAAGTCATTCAACCGCGAACAAGATGAGTTGTCGAGATTTAAAAAGAAAAATCAGGATTATTACCGAGAACTTATGCGTTCGACAAGGATAGTAGAGGCAACCTCTCTAATCATGGAATTTGTCGGAGGGATTGGGATAGCATTTGTTATTTGGTACGGCGGCAGTTTTGTAATAAAAGGCAATGTAACACCAGGAGAATTTTTCTCGTTCATGACTGCAATATTTATGATATATACTCCGGCCAAAAGACTAGTAAATGCAAATAACAACCTGCATCAGGCAGGGGCACCGCTCGACAGGATAGACAAGCTGCTTGCAGAAAATAAAGAATCAGGAACAGATACAGAACTTAAAAACATTGACAAGGAAATAGTATTTAAAAACATCTCATTCAGATATGAGAACACAAAAGAAGATGCCTTGGAAGACGTTAATCTCTCAGTTAAGAAAGGTGAGATCATCGCACTGGTCGGGAAAAGCGGCGCCGGAAAATCCACATTCGTTGACTTAATATCAAGGTTTTATGATCCTATAAAAGGCGAAATACTGATAGATGGATATAACATATCAAGGGTTTCACTTAAATCCCTTAGACATTTGATAGGAATAGTAAGCCAGGACATAATCTTATTCAACGATACTGTAAGAGCAAACATTGCTTATGGCAGAAAAGATGCAACAGAAAAAGATATCGTCAATGCCGCTAAAGCAGCTTTCGCTCATGAGTTCATACTTGAGCTTCCGCAGGGATATGACACCATTATAGGCGAGAGAGGGATTAGGATATCAGGAGGTCAGAAACAGAGGCTATCAATAGCAAGGGCAATACTCAAAAATCCTCCTATATTGATACTCGATGAGGCAACTTCATCTCTTGACACGGCATCAGAGATGATGGTGCAGAAGGCGCTCGAAACACTTATGGAAGGAAGAACAACATTCGTTATTGCCCATAGACTCTCTACTGTAAGAAAAGCGGATAGGATTATAGTGTTTGACAAGGGAAAGATCACAGAATCAGGAACCCATAATGATCTCATAAAAAATAATGGGATATACAAAAAACTGCATAACCTTCAATT is part of the Nitrospiraceae bacterium genome and harbors:
- a CDS encoding ABC transporter ATP-binding protein/permease, whose amino-acid sequence is MKTINRILALSKPYWGRIIIAAICSVFASGMNGALAYLVKPAVDKVFVEKNSEYLVMIAIAVFVVYIARGIFAFCQSYLMRSVGLKIVRNIRNSLYEHATVLPMSFFGKDSTGAMISRIINDAGTIQGLLAYTVKDIFVESFTVIALVGVAMYMRWDMTLITIFGLPIALYYVSKLGKRLKSVSKRALEKISEITQILTESFMGIKIIKSFNREQDELSRFKKKNQDYYRELMRSTRIVEATSLIMEFVGGIGIAFVIWYGGSFVIKGNVTPGEFFSFMTAIFMIYTPAKRLVNANNNLHQAGAPLDRIDKLLAENKESGTDTELKNIDKEIVFKNISFRYENTKEDALEDVNLSVKKGEIIALVGKSGAGKSTFVDLISRFYDPIKGEILIDGYNISRVSLKSLRHLIGIVSQDIILFNDTVRANIAYGRKDATEKDIVNAAKAAFAHEFILELPQGYDTIIGERGIRISGGQKQRLSIARAILKNPPILILDEATSSLDTASEMMVQKALETLMEGRTTFVIAHRLSTVRKADRIIVFDKGKITESGTHNDLIKNNGIYKKLHNLQFNDSADI